Genomic window (Streptomyces sp. SLBN-31):
GCGAGGGCGTTGACGACGACCAGGGCCAGCACGCCCAGCAGGATGATCATGATGGCGAAGGCGGCGATCAGGGCCGCCGCGCCGCCGAAGGGGCCGATCTCCTCGCGGGCCATCTGGCCCAGCGAACGGCCGTCCCGGCGGGTGGAGAAGAACAGCACCACCATGTCCTGCACCGCCCCGGCGAAGATCACCCCCGTGATGATCCAGACGGTGCCGGGCAGATATCCCATCTGCGCGGCCAGAACGGGCCCGACCAGCGGACCGGCGCCCGCGATCGCGGCGAAGTGGTGGCCGAGCAGGACCCGGCGGTCGGTGGGGTGGAAGTCGATGCCGTTGTCGAGGCGTTCGGCCGGGGTCGCCCGGGTGCCGTCGACCTTCAGGACCCGGTGCGCGATGAACTTCGCGTAGAAGCGGTAGCCGATCGCGTAACTGCCCAGGGCGGCCGCGACCATCCAGGCGGCGGAGACGTTCTCGCCCCGGGCGAGCGCGAGGACGGACCAGCCCGCAGCGCCGACCAGCGCAACGAGGGTCCAGACGACGATGGTTCGGACGTTCGCGGTACGCACGAGGCGGTCCTCCCGTCCATACGGAGTCGGGAGGACCGTAGAACAGCGGCCGCGGTTGCGCTACACCACGTGCACTACTCCATCGGCCTCTTCAGCCTCGCCACGAACTTGTACCGGTCGCCCCGGTACACCGAGCGCACCCACTCCACCGGTTCACCGTCCTTGTCGTAGGAGTGCCGGGAGAGCATCAGCATCGGCAGGCCGACGTCGGTGCCGAGCAGGCCCGCCTCGCGCGGGGTGGCCAGCGAGGTCTCGATGGTCTCCTCGGCCTCGGCGAGATGGACGTCGTAGACCTCGGCCAACGCCGTGTACAGGGACGTGTACTTGACGAGCGACCTGCGCAGGGCGGGGAAGCGCTTGGCGCTGAGGTGGGTGGTCTCGATGGCCATCGGCTCGCCGTTGGCCATGCGCAGCCGCTCGATGCGCAGCACCCGGCCGCCGGCGGTGATGTCGAGCAGCTCGGCGAGGCGGTCGTCGGCGGTGATGTACCCGAGGTCCAGCAGCTGCGAGGTCGGCTCCAGGCCCTGGGCCCGCATGTCCTCGGTGTACGAGGTGAGCTGGAGGGCCTGGGAGACCTTCGGCTTGGCGACGAACGTGCCCTTGCCCTGGATGCGCTCCAGGCGGCCCTCGACCACCAGCTCCTGCAGCGCCTGGCGCACGGTCGTGCGGGAGGTGTCGAACTCGGCGGCGAGGGTGCGCTCGGGCGGTACCGGGGTGCCGGGCGACTGCGTCTCCGTCATGTCGAGCAGGTGCTTCTTGAGGCGGTAGTACTTGGGCACGCGCGCGGTGCGGACGCCTGCCCCGCCGTCGGTCTCCGCACTGCTGACGTCGCTGCTCATGCTCTGCCTTCCCGGCTGACGGATGCGGGTCACTTCGTGATCCCTTCTGTATACCGTCGCCGTCCTTGTTGGTCTAGTCCACAGGGCCAAGTGGTCTAGCGGACGAGATTACTCCGCCGACGCTGTTTTCGCTGGCTTCTTACTTAAAGGTTCCTGCATATGTAGGTCGCATAACGGCTGGTCAGGGCGGTTTCGAGCACCCTTGACAGGCTTCCTGGTCTGGTCCAAGCTCCCGGTACTGGTCTACACCATTGGTTCAGGTCCCGGCGCATGGGCGGGGAGGTGTGGGCATCCCTGAGGAGGGTGGCGTGAAGCGCAAGCTGGCAGCCGCGATCGGTATCGCGGGCATGATGGTCTCGGTCGCTGCGTGTGGGGGCGGCGACGACAAGAGCTCGACGTCCGGCACCGACGCCAAGGAGCTGACGGTCTGGCTCACCGTCGATGCCCAGAACAACTGGCCGAACCTGGTGAAGGCGGCCGACGCGGCCGTGCAGAAGAAGCACCCCGGCATCAAGATCAAGCACGAGTACTACGGCTGGCCGGACAAGAACACCAAGCTCGACGCGGTCCTCGCCACCGACAAGGCGCCGGACGTGGTCGAGATGGGCAACACCGAGATGCTCGGCTACATGGTCAAGGGCGCCTTCGCCCCTGTGGACGCGTCGAAGTTCGCGGGCTCCTCCGCCTGGCTCGACGGCCTCAAGGCCTCGGTGACGTACGAGGGCAAGACCTACGGTGTGCCGTACTACGCCGGCGGCCGCGTCGCCAACTGGCGCAAGGACCTCTTCGCCTCGGTCGGCGTGAAGTCCGCGCCGAAGACGTACGCCGAACTGACCGCCGCCCTCGACAAGGTGCAGAAGAAGGAGGGGAACAAGTTCTCCGCCTGGTACCAGCCCACCCGTGACTGGTACGCGGCCATGTCCTTCGTCTACGACGCCGGCGGCTCCATAGCCAAGGAGGAGGGCGGCCAGTGGAAGGCCAACCTCTCCTCGCCCGAGTCGATCAAGGGCCTGACCGAGTTCAAGAACGTCGTCGACAAGTACATGCACGGCGACAAGACCAAGGACGAGTCCGACCGTTACATCGTCTACGGCCAGGGCAAGTCGGGCATGATCTTCGGCGCGGCGTGGGAGGGCGCGACCTCCGCCGACCCGAAGAACGACAAGACCGGCAAGCTCAAGGACAACCTCGAGAACTTCGTGATGCCCGGTCCGTCCGGCAAGAACATGCCCGTCTTCCTGGGCGGTTCGGACCTCGCCATCCCGGTCAAGTCCAAGGCGCAGGGCGTCGCCGCCGAGTGGATCAACGCCTTCACCGGCCCCTCCGGCCAGAAGGGCCTGATGGCCAAGGGCAACCTGCCCAACAACAAGACCGACCTCGCGACACTCAAGAACGACCCCGCGACGGCGGTCCCGGCCACCGCGGCCGAGTCCAACTGGTTCGTCCCGATGGCGCCCGGCTGGGGTCAGGTCGAGAAGGCCCAGGTCCTGCAGACGATGCTGCAGAGCATCGGCACCGGCAAGAAGTCGGTCGAGGCCGCCGCGAAGGATGCGGACACCGCGATCGACAAGGTCATCAACACCAAGTGACCTGCAAGCGGGGTTCCGTCTCGGCGGAACCCCGCTGTCCGTACGACCTGAGGGACCGCTGAGGAGCGCGCGATGAGTGCCGCAGACACCACCACCCCTGCCAAGGTGCCGCCGCCGCGGCAGGCGCCGCCACCACCGCCGGTCGCCAAAACCCCCCGCAGAGGCGGGACTTCGGGCGGCACGACCACGCCCTGGCTGCTGCTCGCGCCCTGTCTGCTGATCCTGGCGCTGGTCCTCGGCTATCCGCTGGTCCGCCTGGTCACCCTGTCCTTCCAGAAGTTCGGCCAGTCCCAGCTGTGGGGCTTCCAGCCGGCCGACTGGGTCGGGTTCCACAACTTCAGCGGGGTGCTGAGCGACGGCGAGTTCTGGCAGGTCGTGCTGCGCACGATCGTCTTCGCGGCCGGCTCGGTCGTGTTCACGATGGTGCTGGGCATGTTGATCGCCCTGCTCCTGCAGCGGGTTTCCGGCTGGGTGAAGACGCTGGTCAACATCGCGCTGGTGGCCAGCTGGGGCATGCCGATCATCGTCGCCACCACGGTCTTCAAGTGGCTGTTCGACGCCGACTACGGCATCCTCAACGCGCTGCTGAGCAAGCTCCCCGGCATGGACCTGATCGGGCACAACTGGTTCGCCAGCGGCCCGCAGGGGCTCGCCGTGATCATGCTGCTGGTGGTGTGGGGAGCGGTCCCGTTCGTCGTCATCACCCTCAGCGCCGGCCTCACCCAGGTCCCGGCCGAACTGGAGGAGGCCGCCCGCCTCGACGGCGCGGGTTCCTGGGGCGTCTTCCGGTACGTCACCCTGCCCATCCTCAAGCCGATCATCGTGATGCTCACGACCCTGTCGGTCATCTGGGACATGGGCGTCTTCCCCCAGGTCTTCGTGATGCGCAACGGCCATCCCGAGCAGGAGTTCCAGCTGCTGACCACCTACTCCTACGACCGGGCCTTCGTGGTCAACGACTACGCGCAGGGCTCGGCGATCGCCCTGATCACCGTGGTGCTGCTGCTCGGCGTGGTCGCGGTGTACATGCGCCAGATGCTGAAGATCGGAGAGGTCGAATGAGTGGCACGATCGCTACGGGGCGGCGGCCCCGCAGGTCCAGGGCCGGCTGGAACCTCCTCGGTCTGCTGGTCTTCGTCACCGCCGGCTTCCCCGTCTACTGGATGCTCAACACGGCGATCAAGCCGGCCAAGGACACCATCGACCCCGATCCGAGCCTGTTCCCCACCGGCTTCACGCTCTCCAACTTCAGCCGGGCACTGGACATCGCGGACTTCTGGGGCCCGGTCGGCCGCAGCCTGCTCGTCTCCCTGTCCGTGGTGGCGATCGGCATCGTCGTCGGCATGCTGGCCGCGCTCGCCATCTCCCGGTTCGCCTTCCGCGGCCGCAAGATCGTCATCGTCGGCATCCTCGCCGTCCAGATGGTCCCGCTGGTCGCCATGATCATCCCGGTCTTCCTGCTCCTGAACGACCTGCATCAGTACGACAAGCTCACCGGACTGATCATCACTTACCTGACCTTCATCCTCCCCTTCACGGTGTGGACGCTGCGCGGCTTCATCGTCAACATCCCCCGGGAACTGGAGGAGGCGGCCATGGTCGACGGCTGCTCCCGCACCGCCGCCTTCGTCCGCGTGGTCTTCCCGCTCCTCGCCCCCGGCATGGTCGCCACCTCGGTCTACGGCTTCATCCAGGCCTGGAACGAGTACCTCTACGCCCTGATGCTGCTCAGCCAGGAGCACCAGACGGCGACCGTGTGGCTCGGCAACTTCACCACCAAGCACGGCACCGAATACGCCCCGATGATGGCCGGAGCCACGATGATGGCCGTGCCGATCGTCGTGCTGTTCCTCCTCGTCCAGCGCAAGATGGCCGCGGGCCTGACCGCGGGCGCAGTGAAGGGATAACGCCCCCCGATGACGACATTCGCCAGCGGCACAGACACCCTGACGCGCGACGCCCTGACGGTCCTTCAACCCGGTTTCACCGGCACCACGGCCCCCGACTGGCTGCTGCGGCGCCTCGGGGAGGGCCTCGCCTCCGTCGGTCTGTTCGGCCGCAACATCGCCTCCGCCGAGCAACTGTCGGTGCTGACCGCCCAGTTGCGGGCCGAGCGGGACGACGTCCTCGTCGCCATCGACGAGGAGGGCGGCGACGTGACCCGGCTGGAGGTGCGGACCGGGTCGTCCTTCCCCGGCAACCACGCCCTGGGTGCGGTGGACGACGTCGACCTCACGCGCGACGTGGCCGCCGAACTGGGCCGCCGCCTCGCCGCCTGCGGCGTCAACCTCAACTGGGCCCCGTCCGCCGACGTCAACTCCAACGCCGCCAACCCGGTGATCGGCGTCCGCTCCTTCGGTGCCGAGCCGAGCCTGGTCGCCCGCCACACCGCCGCCTACGTCGCCGGCCTGCAGTCGGCCGGAGTGGCGGCCTGCACCAAGCACTTCCCGGGCCACGGCGACACGGCCGTCGACTCCCACCACGCGCTCCCGCGCATCGACGTGCCCGCCGAGGTCCTGTCCGAACGCGAACTGGCCCCCTTCCGCGCGGCGATCGCCGCCGGCACCCGCGCCGTCATGAGCGCCCACATCCTGGTCCCCGCCCTGGACCCGGGCCGCCCGGCGACCCTCTCCCACCGCATCCTCACGGATCTCCTGCGCCGCGAACTCGGCTACGACGGCCTGATCGTCACCGACGGCATGGAGATGCGGGCGATCGCAGACACCTACGGCATCGAACGCGGCAGCGTCCTCGCGATCGCCGCCGGCGCCGACGCGATCTGCGTGGGCGGCGGCCTCGCCGACGACGAGACGGTACGGCGCCTGCGGGACGCCCTGGTCTCGGCGGTCCGCTCCGGCGAACTCCCCGAGGCCCGCCTGGCGGAGGCGGCCGACCGGGTCAGGTCCCTGGCGCGCTGGACGGCCACCACGAAGGAGGCCCGGCCGCAGCCCGGCCCCGACACCGAGGTGGGCCTGCGCGCGGCCCGCCGGGCGCTGCGCCTGACCGGCGCGGACACCTTCACCCCGCTCACCGACCCGCCCTACGTCGCCGCCCTCACCCCGGTGGCCAACATCGCGGTCGGCGACGAGACCCCCTGGGGGGTGGCGGCGGAGCTGTTCCACCTCCTGCCGGGCACGGAGACGGGCACGTTCTCCGGCGAGGACGCGGGCCTGGCCACACTGGCCGCCGCGGGCCCCCGCCGTATCGTCGCCGTGGTCCGCGACGAACACCGCCACCCCTGGATGGCCGCGGCCCTGGACTCGATCCTGAGGTCCCGCCCCGACACGGTCGTGATCGAGATGGGCCTGCCCCAGGCACCCCCGCGCGGCGCCCTGCACATCGCCACCCACGGCGCGGCCAGAGTCTGCGGCCGAGCGGCAGCGGAGATCATCGCAGGCGCCTAGCCGTTACGACGCCGAAGGCGCCGGTCCCTCGAAAGAGAACCGGCGCCTTTGCCGCGCCCCAAGGGGCGCGGGAAACTGCGCGAGCAACCCCCGCCTCCCGCAGCCCGAAAACCACGGCCACCCGGCAGACGAAACCGCTGAATCAAATCCCCTGCCAGTCAGGCTTGTTGACGTACGTGTGCCGGAAATAGTGCGCCAGCTTCAACTTGGACGCGGCGTCCTCGTCGACCACGACCGTCGCATGCGGGTGCAGCTGCAGTGCCGACGCCGGGCACACCGATGCCAGCGGCCCCTCCACACTCGCGGCGACCGCGTCGGCCTTGCCCTCGCCCGTGGCGAGGAGCACGACGTGCCGGGCGTCGAGGATCGTCCCGATGCCCTGGGTGATGACGTGGTGCGGCACCTGCTCGATGTCACCCTCGAAGAACCGCGCGTTGTCGATCCGCGTCTGCTCGGTCAGCGTCTTGATGCGCGTCCGGGAGGCGAGCGAGGAACACGGTTCGTTGAAGCCGATGTGCCCGTCCGTACCGATCCCGAGCAGCTGCAGATCCACGCCGCCCGCCTCGGCCAGCGCCGTGTCGTACGCCTCGCAGGCGCCCAGAACGTCCTCGGCCGTCCCGTCGGGTCCCATGAACGCGTCCACCGCGATGCCCAGCGGCTCCAGCACCTCGCGCCGCAGCACGGACCGGTACGACTCGGGATGGTCGGCCGGCAGCCCCACGTACTCGTCGAGCTGCGCCACCCGGGCCCGCGAGGTGTCCACGGCCCCGGCGGCCACCTTGGCGGCCAGCGCCTGATAGACGGGCAGCGGGGTCGAGCCGGTGGCCACGCCGAGCAGCGCGTCCGGCTTGCGCCGCAGAAGCCGCGCCATGGCCTCGGCGACGATCTCGCCGCCCGCCTTGGCGTCCGGGACGATGACAACTTCCACGCTGGGCCTGCCGATCTGAAAGAGGGGGACTCAACCGGTACCTGGAAGGGTCAGGTGGTTTAGACCAATCTAACAGAGGTGACCCCTGGGGCCCAGGGGAACCGACGCCTCCCGGTTCCACCCCGCGGGCGGGCATCATTCGCCCCGGGGGAGTGGAATGGGTGCTGCCCCGCGGACCGAGCCAGGAGGAACGACCATGACCGCCACGACACCGGAGCCCCGGACCGACGTCCCGGGCCGGACCATGGCCCGGGAGATGGCCGAGCAGCCGGCCGTGCTGCGCCGCCTCCTGGACGAGGGAGCCCCCGCCATCACGCAGGTGGCCCGGGCGATCGCCGCCCGCCGGCCCCGCTTCGTCCTGCTGACCGCCCGTGGCACCTCCGACAACGCCGCGCTCTACGCCAAGTACCTCCTCGAGATCCGCCTCGGCCTGCCCTGCGGCCTCACCTCGATGTCCACCACCACGGCCTACGGCGCCCGGCCGGACCTCACCGACGTCCTCGTCGTCACCGTCAGCCAGTCCGGCGGCTCCCCGGACCTGGTCGCCTCGACCAGGGCCGCCCGTGAGGCCGGCGCGATCACCCTCGCCGTCACCAACAACCCCGACTCCCCGCTGGCCGGCGTCTCCGAGTACCACGTCGACGTCATGGCGGGACCGGAGAAGGCCCTCCCCGCGACCAAGACCTACACGGCCTCCCTCCTCGCCCTCTACCTCTTCGTCGAAGGCCTGCGCGGCGGCGACGGCGCCGCCGCCAAGCCGCTGCCCGACCTCGCCGAGCAGCTGCTCGCCCGCCAGGACGAGGTCCGTGCCCTCGCCGCCCGCTACCGCTTCGCCGAACGCATGGTCATCACCTCGCGCGGCTACGGCTATCCCACGGCCAAGGAAGCCGCCCTGAAGCTGATGGAGACCAGCTACATCCCGGCGCTCTCCTACTCCGGCGCCGACCTCCTGCACGGTCCGCTCGCCATGGTCGACAACGTCTCCCCGGTGATCGCGGTCGTGACGGACGGCAAGGGCGGGGAGGCCCTCCAGCCCGTGCTCGACCGGCTGCGCGGCCGGGGCGCCGACCTCTTCGTCGTCGGTCCCGCCCATCAGGTCGAGCAGGCCTCCGCCGGCTTCGTGCTGCCCACCGAGGGCGTGGCCGAGGAGGTCCAGCCGATCCTGGAGATCATCCCCCTGCAACTGCTGGCCTACGAGGTCACCATCGCCCGCGGCCAGGACCCGGACGCACCCCGCGCCCTGGCCAAGGTCACCGAGACCCACTGAGGAAATTGCATGGCCGTCTGGCCCCGCACATGAACCCACACAGGCTAGGCTGCGTGGTGGATGTCAGGGCGTCCGGCCAGTTGGAGCCGTTCGGGAAAATACCAACAACGAACAGCCTCCAACGCATGGACACCCCGAGTGGTCTAGTCCACAATTGAAACAGTGCGCAGCAGCACGAACAGGCTTCCGTCTTCCCCGCACAGGAAGACGGACCGAGGAACCGGAGCTCTCTGCCCTGACTGCCCCGGCTCCTCAACCTTCGGCCGATACCGGGACCGCACACCCCGCGGCCGATACTGCTCCGGGCTGCGGTGCCGGGAGGGTTGAGGGTCCCTCTCAGGCGCCGCGGCCCGCGGGTGTTTCTGGGCCACACATACCCCCAGGTACGCTCGCACACGTGCCCTCCATGAACGAACTGGTCCGCCAGCACACCGCCCTCGACGACTCCGACCTCGAGTGGCTCCATCTGCTGGTCTCGGAGTGGCAGCTGCTCTCCGACCTCTCCTTCGCCGACCTCGTCCTGTGGGTCCCCACCAGCGACGGCACCCGGTACGTGTCCGTGGCGCAGATGCGGCCCAACACCGGCCCCACCTCCTACCAGGACGACATGGTCGGCCACCTCGTCCCGCGCGGCCGCCGCCCGATGCTGGACGCGGCCCTGGACGAGGGCCGGATCGTGCGCGAGGGCGATCCGGAGTGGCGCGAGGAGGTCCCGGTCCGGGTCGAGTCGATTCCGGTCCGCCGCGACGGGCGCGTCCTCGGTGTCATCGCCCGCAACACCAACCTGCTGACCGTGCGCACCCCGAGCCGCCTTGAGCTGACCTACCTCCAGAGCGCCTCGGACCTCGCGCAGATGATCGCGGCCGGCTCCTTCCCCTTCGCCAACCAGCAGATGGACATGGACGCCGCCCCGCGCGTCGGTGACGGCCTGATCCGGCTCGACGCGGACGGCATCGTCCAGTACGCCTCGCCGAACGCGCTGTCCGCGTACCACCGCATGGGCCTCGCCTCCGACCTCGTCGGCCAGCACCTCGGCCGGACCACCGCCGAACTCGCCCCGACCCGCGGCCCGGTGGACGAGGCGCTGTCCAAGGTGGCCAGCGGCTGGGCGCCGCGCGAGTTCGAGATCGAGGCCCACGACGGGGTCATCCAGTTCCGCGCGATCCCGCTCAAACCCAAGGGCACCCGCATCGGTTCACTCGTGCTGCTCCGGGACGTCACCGAACTGCGCCGCCGCGAGCGTGAGTTGATCACCAAGGACGCGACCATCCGGGAGATCCACCACCGGGTGAAGAACAACCTCCAGACGGTCGCCGCCCTCCTTCGGCTCCAGGCCCGCCGCATCGACTCCGAGCGCGGCCGCGAGGCGCTGGAGGAGGCGGTGCGGCGGGTCGGCTCCATCGCGATCGTGCACGAGACGCTGTCTCAGAACCTGGACGAGCGCGTGGAGTTCGACGAGATCGCCGACCGGGTGCTGGCCATGGTCGCGGAGATCTCGCCGGGCAAGGTCACCGGCCGGCGTACCGGCCGGTTCGGCATCCTCGACGCGGAGGTCGCCACCCCGCTGTCCATGGTGCTCACCGAGATCCTGCAGAACGCCCTCGAACACGGTTTCCGCGAGGGCGACACCGGCACCGTCGAGGTCTCGGCCGTCCGCGGGGGCACCACGAAGGAGGCCCGCCTGCTGGTCACCGTCCAGGACGACGGCGTCGGCCTGCCCGAGGGATTCGACCCGCACACCGCGGGCAACCTCGGCCTGCAGATCGTACGGACGCTGGTGGAAGGCGAGTTGGGCGGTACGTTCGACATGGTCCCGGCTCCCGACCGGGGCACCCGGGTCATCCTCGACGTGCCGGTGCGGGCCAACAAGTAGACCTGCCCCGCGGAGGTCGCTTCCGTGAACCACAGCAAGAAGCCCCGGACCCATTCCCGGGTCCGGGGCTCGAATGCTCGTTGCCAGCTTGTGCTGCGCATCGGGGGTACTGCGCGCTGCGGCTCGGGGGCGGGAGATGCGTACTCGCTGTACGCGCCGCCAAGCTCAGGCTTTGTGGGGCGGGTGGGTCAGGCGGAGGCCTGACGGGCCCGGTTGCGGGCGGCACGGCGCTTCATCGCGCGACGCTCGTCCTCGCTGAGACCACCCCAGACGCCGGAGTCCTGACCGGACTCGAGCGCCCACTGCAGACACTGATCCATGACGGGGCAGCGACGGCAGACGGCCTTGGCTTCCTCGATCTGCAGCAGCGCAGGACCGGTGTTGCCGATGGGGAAGAAGAGCTCGGGGTCTTCCTCGCGGCAAACGGCGTTGTGACGCCAGTCCATGGCTGCTACCTCTCCTTGGTATTACGTGCAAGTTGCTTGTGAATGTGAACGCTTTCACGAATCCCTCAACAAGTGAAGGGCCTACCGCCAGTTCCCCGGCGCGGGTCCTGTGAATTGAAGAGGGGTTCCGGTGATCTGTGGATGCCGGTGTTGCGGGCTGTCCCGATCGCCACGTAGAGACTCGCAAACCTCAGCGGCGGATACAACCCCTTCTGGAAAGTTTTTTTTGATTCCTCGGTGTCGACTAGGTCACAGCCGTACTTCCATGGGGTGGATCCTGGCCTAAACGTTCGAGTGAAAGGACTTTAGCCCCTTCTGCTCACACAATCACACGCAGTGCACGGCGTACGCCTGTGAACGTCACGCTGGTACGCAGTCCGAGGTGGTCGCCGTCCATCTGAAGGGGTAGGGGCACCTTCGAATGCAAGGTGAACCGGTCCAGGTCGTGCAGGGATGCCACGTGCCGGCCATGAGGTCCGCGGTCCGCGGACGAAGTGAGCAACTGTGTGGCATACCGGGCAACCGCGACCGTGGACATACGGCTGAGACCGAGTACGTCGAGCCCGGTATCGAACGAGGCCTTAGGTGCCGCGTACACCGGACGATTACCCAGATACGTCCAGGGCGAGGTGTTGCAGATTATGGAGAGCACCAGATCGGCCACCGGTTCTTCACCGGGCCGCTCCAGGGTGATCGTGCCGTGCCGCTTGTTCGGCTCCTGCAGGTACTGCCGTAGCACCTGGCGCAGGTAAAGGGCGTGCGTGGACTTCTTGCCCTGCTCGCGCTGCTGTTCCACCCGGCCCACCACGCCCGCGTCGAAGCCGAGCCCCGCGCAGAAGGTGAACCAGCGGGCGGGCACCGCCTCGTCCTCGGTGCCCGGCGTGCCGGCGGCGAGGCCCATGCCGACCGTGCGCTCGCTGCCCTCGTGCAGTGCGTCCAGCAGCGCGCCCGTCGCGTCCACGGCGTCGTTGGGCAGCCCCAGCGCGCGGGCGAAGACATTGGTGGAGCCGCCGGGGACCACGGCCAGCCGGGGGAGCCCGTCCGGATTGGGTCCGGCGTGCAGCAGGCCGTTGACCACCTCGTTGACCGTGCCGTCGCCGCCGAGGGAGACCACGAGGTCGATGTCCTCGCTCTCCGCGGCCTGCCGGCCGAGGTCGCGCGCGTGGCCGCGGTACTCGGTGGTGACGACTTCGAGCTTCATCTCGCTGGCGAGGGCGTGGATGAGTACATCGCGCCTACGTGCGCTTGTGGTGGTGGCTGCCGGGTTGACCACGAGAAGTGCACGCATGGGTTGCAGCGTACCTACTGGGTGGTACCGGGCACAGGGCGAGGTGTGGATCAGGTAAGAGGCCGGGGCGTGAGGCTCACCACGGGCGGCGGCCTCAACCTCGCCGCGGGGGCCCGCGTCCCCGGAGCTACCCTTCAGGGGTGACCACTGAGCAGACCCCCGCCACCGAGGAAGACAGCGGCCCCCGCCCGCGCCGCCTGGCCTACGCGGCCGCGCTCGCCGCCCTGGAGGGGCTGGCGCTGGTCGTCGGCGGCGTCTGGATGCTCGTTGAGGGTCTGGCGGGCGCCCCGGACGACCGCGGCTCCGCCGTCACCGGCGGCATCACCCTGATCGTCCTCGCCCTGCTGCCGCTGCTGGCCGCCCGCGGGCTGCTGAAGCGCAGGAGCTGGAGCCGGGGCCCGGCGGTCATCACGCAGATCATGGCGCTGCCGGTGGCGTACAACCTGCTGCAGGCCGACAGCGTGGCCATTCCGGCGGGGATCGCGCTGGCGGTCGTCGCCGTCGCCGCCCTGGTGCTGCTGGTCAACCCGGCGACGACCCAGGCCCTCGGGATCAAGGGTCCGGGCCGCGCGCAGGACGGCGAGCGGTAGTCCCACGACGCCGTAGCCGCCGTCGGGCTACTCCTCCACCAGGAGCTTCTCCCGCAGCTGGGCCAGCGTGCGGGCCAGCAGGCGCGAGACGTGCATCTGCGAGATGCCGACCTCCTGCGCGATCTGCGACTGGGTCATGTTGCCGAAGAAGCGCAGCAGAAGGATCCGCTTCTCCCGGGGCGGCAGGTCCTCCAGCAGCGGCTTGAGGGACTCGCGGTACTCGACGCCCTCCAGCGCCTCGTCCTCCGCGCCGAGGGTGTCCGCGACCGCCGGGGACTCGTCGTCGGTGTCGGGGA
Coding sequences:
- a CDS encoding sensor histidine kinase gives rise to the protein MNELVRQHTALDDSDLEWLHLLVSEWQLLSDLSFADLVLWVPTSDGTRYVSVAQMRPNTGPTSYQDDMVGHLVPRGRRPMLDAALDEGRIVREGDPEWREEVPVRVESIPVRRDGRVLGVIARNTNLLTVRTPSRLELTYLQSASDLAQMIAAGSFPFANQQMDMDAAPRVGDGLIRLDADGIVQYASPNALSAYHRMGLASDLVGQHLGRTTAELAPTRGPVDEALSKVASGWAPREFEIEAHDGVIQFRAIPLKPKGTRIGSLVLLRDVTELRRRERELITKDATIREIHHRVKNNLQTVAALLRLQARRIDSERGREALEEAVRRVGSIAIVHETLSQNLDERVEFDEIADRVLAMVAEISPGKVTGRRTGRFGILDAEVATPLSMVLTEILQNALEHGFREGDTGTVEVSAVRGGTTKEARLLVTVQDDGVGLPEGFDPHTAGNLGLQIVRTLVEGELGGTFDMVPAPDRGTRVILDVPVRANK
- a CDS encoding WhiB family transcriptional regulator, producing the protein MDWRHNAVCREEDPELFFPIGNTGPALLQIEEAKAVCRRCPVMDQCLQWALESGQDSGVWGGLSEDERRAMKRRAARNRARQASA
- a CDS encoding diacylglycerol kinase family protein; translation: MRALLVVNPAATTTSARRRDVLIHALASEMKLEVVTTEYRGHARDLGRQAAESEDIDLVVSLGGDGTVNEVVNGLLHAGPNPDGLPRLAVVPGGSTNVFARALGLPNDAVDATGALLDALHEGSERTVGMGLAAGTPGTEDEAVPARWFTFCAGLGFDAGVVGRVEQQREQGKKSTHALYLRQVLRQYLQEPNKRHGTITLERPGEEPVADLVLSIICNTSPWTYLGNRPVYAAPKASFDTGLDVLGLSRMSTVAVARYATQLLTSSADRGPHGRHVASLHDLDRFTLHSKVPLPLQMDGDHLGLRTSVTFTGVRRALRVIV